The Primulina eburnea isolate SZY01 chromosome 6, ASM2296580v1, whole genome shotgun sequence genome contains a region encoding:
- the LOC140834232 gene encoding uncharacterized protein, which translates to MEDRNILAADCIVISCCCQCMILQILIFLLLKLPQKLLRKAKHYARKLRTRKRGTKITHIEVVGYDEDSLRSQGNSSFRIEVEGLSPDGTLRLGCSTDEIERVLVDLSNKGEFCFGSFWGRDQGSRSLSWCLRQEEIDYEDVRPHLIECVWFFNFP; encoded by the coding sequence ATGGAAGACCGAAACATCCTTGCTGCCGACTGCATCGTCATATCCTGCTGCTGCCAATGTATGATCCTTCAAATCCTCATCTTCTTACTGCTCAAACTCCCTCAGAAACTTCTGAGAAAAGCTAAACATTATGCCAGGAAACTTCGAACCCGAAAGAGAGGAACAAAGATCACGCATATTGAAGTAGTAGGATATGATGAAGATAGTTTGAGAAGCCAAGGGAACAGCTCCTTCAGGATTGAAGTGGAAGGGTTGTCTCCAGATGGAACATTACGGTTAGGTTGTTCCACGGATGAGATCGAGCGGGTTTTGGTCGATCTTTCGAACAAGGGTGAGTTTTGTTTTGGGAGTTTTTGGGGTCGGGATCAGGGTTCAAGGAGCTTAAGTTGGTGTTTGAGACAAGAGGAGATTGATTACGAGGATGTTAGGCCTcatttgattgaatgtgtttggtTCTTCAACTTCCCTTAG
- the LOC140834229 gene encoding uncharacterized protein has protein sequence MYVTRSFSQLRKYPELASEYPEGPNSGFLVIQDEESETYCCFELCKTYTLKELPFPQNKELTVKHTTGSGETQTTTWNPVFLIPVLNQPLYLNRYHAIVPHGKRKGEAFTCSTEEDKVTCCFCRCVKDVKPRPFDPQNIYQQIGIVPYDSVCSTRGDFMANSVASDGFPPSFFRRKGWTMIATTSKHFELGEAPGLDGTLRARLPQLSLSRSEPVVVGKWYCPFIFVKEGSLRDQVERSMYYEMTLEQRWERIFSCQNNGGNSVVIDVLLDKEEVFVNGEKCVMNERNAADEIVWFTSSGNLGGEMSFGLRVEILQRMKWEQERGGWIGGGEKEAKIKKTEEFKEGREWREFGCYVLVERFRLKRMDGSLAMEYDFKHVHHIKTLWE, from the exons ATGTATGTTACACGGTCATTTTCTCAACTACGAAAATATCCAGAATTAGCGTCAGAGTATCCGGAGGGCCCGAATTCGGGGTTCCTTGTGATACAAGATGAAGAATCGGAAACCTATTGTTGTTTTGAATTGTGCAAGACTTATACACTGAAAGAACTGCCATTTCCTCAGAACAAGGAACTGACTGTTAAACATACAACTGGCTCTGGTGAAACCCAGACTACTACTTggaatccagttttcttgatCCCGGTTCTGAACCAGCCTTTGTATCTTAACCGGTATCACGCCATCGTTCCGCACGGAAAGCGTAAAGG GGAAGCGTTCACTTGTTCAACAGAGGAAGACAAGGTCACGTGCTGTTTCTGTCGCTGCGTTAAAGATGTCAAACCAAGACCATTTGACCCACAAAACATTTATCAGCAAATTGGGATAGTTCCATATGATTCAGTTTGCAGCACAAGGGGCGACTTCATGGCGAATTCCGTAGCATCAGATGGTTTCCCTCCTTCATTCTTTCGACGAAAGGGATGGACAATGATAGCTACAACTTCTAAACATTTTGAATTAGGCGAAGCACCAGGACTTGATGGCACACTTCGTGCTCGCCTCCCACAACTTAGTTTATCTAGATCTGAACCTGTTGTTGTTGGGAAATGGTATTGCCCCTTCATATTTGTCAAGGAAGGGAGCCTAAGGGATCAAGTGGAAAGATCAATGTACTATGAAATGACACTGGAGCAACGGTGGGAGAGGATCTTCTCTTGTCAAAACAATGGTGGAAACTCTGTGGTAATCGACGTTTTACTTGATAAAGAAGAAGTTTTTGTTAATGGGGAAAAATGTGTGATGAATGAGAGAAATGCAGCTGATGAGATTGTTTGGTTTACAAGTTCGGGTAATTTAGGAGGCGAAATGAGTTTTGGGCTGAGAGTTGAGATCTTGCAAAGAATGAAATGGGAGCAAGAGAGGGGTGGATGGATAGGCGGGGGAGAAAAGGAGGCAAAGATCAAGAAAACGGAGGAATTTAAGGAAGGCAGGGAATGGAGGGAATTTGGGTGTTATGTTTTGGTTGAGAGGTTCAGATTGAAGAGAATGGATGGAAGTTTGGCTATGGAGTATGATTTCAAGCACGTTCATCATATCAAGACTTTATGGGAATAG
- the LOC140834231 gene encoding probable calcium-binding protein CML15, with protein sequence MMAKIQSEQLKQLKDIFDRFDMDRDGSLTQLELAALFRSLGLKPAGDQLHSMLANMDANVNGSIEFDELVGAILPDLNEQILINQDQLLEVFRSFDRDGNGYITMAELAGQMAKMGQPLTYRELSNMMQEADTNGDGVISFNEFANVLGRSGVEYLGLTVS encoded by the coding sequence ATGATGGCCAAAATCCAATCCGAGCAACTCAAACAACTCAAAGACATCTTCGACAGGTTCGACATGGACCGGGACGGTAGCCTCACGCAGCTCGAGCTAGCCGCGCTCTTCCGATCCCTCGGTCTCAAACCAGCCGGCGACCAACTCCATTCCATGTTAGCCAACATGGATGCCAATGTCAATGGCTCCATTGAATTCGACGAATTGGTGGGTGCCATTTTGCCTGATTTAAACGAACAAATCTTGATCAATCAAGATCAACTCTTGGAGGTGTTTAGATCTTTTGATCGTGATGGAAATGGTTACATAACAATGGCCGAGCTGGCAGGGCAGATGGCCAAAATGGGACAGCCCTTGACGTATCGCGAGCTAAGTAACATGATGCAAGAGGCAGATACAAATGGCGATGGTGTCATAAGTTTCAATGAGTTTGCTAACGTTTTGGGAAGATCCGGGGTCGAGTATCTCGGACTCACGGTCTCCTAG
- the LOC140834224 gene encoding proline-rich receptor-like protein kinase PERK9 — protein sequence MSSSSPSPNSPIPGAPPPPPDLPPPPALANPPPPRSPPSVSPPLPDLSGASPPPAESAPPQLPDASGPPPPDTSSAPPPQLNSSPPPTTISPPNPTPKTLVSPPTASPSPAASPPPPTLSPPTLTPPTASPPPSSPPPPTPSDPPISPPPPVINPPPIPESPPPEPPKNAPPPPTSTPTESSPPPPSTSPHQNSPPPPAPRTPGSSPPPPARRPPDSSPPPPARRPPGSSPPPPPPNSESPPIPPASPPSLYPPNVLSPPPVLLASPPPPSTVSSPSFSPPLLTLEPLANPNTNNATGNTRNNLQSPSSEGIGTGGTVAISLVLSILFLVVFGTAACCVWKRKRKAIGQNGGHVLPTTIDTSPEAGSNMLKVQTSASSNGAGSGIRIVHSPNESGGFGNSRSLFPYEELVEATNGFSAQNLLGEGGFGSVYKGQLADGREVAVKQLKIGGRQGEREFKSEVEIISRIHHRHLVSLVGYCISEDRRLLVYEYVPNNTLHFHLRGRGSPVMNWATRVKIAVGAARGIAYLNEDCQPRIIHRDIKSSNILLDHNFEARVSDFGLAKLAMDANTHITTCVMGTFGYMAPEYASSGKLTEKSDVFSFGVVLLELISGRKPVDTSQPLGEESLVEWARPLISHAMETQEFDGLVDPRLEENYVDSEMFRMIEAAAACVRHSAAKRPMMGQIVRAFDSMDLSNGMKVGDSEVFNSAQQSEEIRLFQRMAFGSRDYSTDFFSQDSWSSERNQVNSSYEYVPKFSNPAS from the exons ATGTCATCTTCATCTCCGTCACCAAATTCTCCGATTCCCGGTGCTCCTCCACCTCCGCCAGACCTACCTCCACCACCTGCATTGGCTAATCCGCCTCCGCCGCGATCTCCTCCTTCGGTGAGTCCGCCTCTGCCAGACCTTTCTGGTGCATCTCCACCACCAGCCGAAAGTGCGCCACCGCAACTCCCTGATGCCAGCGGCCCACCTCCCCCAGACACTTCTAGTGCACCTCCGCCCCAGTTAAACTCATCTCCGCCACCTACCACCATTTCACCGCCGAATCCCACTCCGAAAACATTGGTATCGCCTCCCACGGCTTCTCCATCACCCGCAGCATCTCCGCCGCCTCCAACTTTGAGTCCTCCTACTCTAACTCCTCCAACAGCATCTCCACCCCCCAGCTCTCCACCACCTCCTACACCATCCGACCCTCCCATTTCACCACCTCCTCCGGTTATAAATCCACCTCCAATCCCTGAAAGTCCACCGCCTGAGCCACCTAAAAATGCTCCACCCCCGCCAACTTCAACCCCAACAGAGAGTTCACCTCCGCCACCATCTACCTCACCACACCAAAATTCACCTCCACCACCAGCACCTAGAACTCCTGGAAGTTCACCTCCTCCACCAGCACGTAGACCACCTGACAGTTCACCTCCACCACCTGCACGCCGACCTCCTGGAAGTTCACCCCCTCCGCCACCACCTAACTCTGAGTCACCTCCCATTCCGCCAGCATCTCCACCATCTTTATATCCTCCTAACGTTTTATCTCCGCCACCTGTATTGCTAGCATCACCACCACCTCCATCCACCGTTTCCTCACCGTCCTTCTCTCCTCCTCTACTTACCCTTGAGCCACTGGCTAACCCAAACACCAACAATGCAACCGGTAATACTCGGAACAACTTACAATCCCCTAGTAGTGAAGGAATCGGTACCGGAGGTACTGTGGCAATTTCGCTGGTTCTCAGTATCCTATTTCTTGTTGTTTTCGGAACTGCAGCGTGCTGTGTGTGGAAGCGCAAGAGAAAGGCGATCGGGCAAAATGGCGGTCATGTTTTGCCTACTACCATTGATACTTCTCCCGAAGCAG GTTCCAACATGTTGAAGGTGCAAACATCAGCATCCAGCAACGGAGCTGGCTCGGGTATCCGCATTGTTCATTCACCCAATGAGTCAGGTGGGTTTGGAAATTCAAGATCCTTGTTCCCCTATGAGGAACTAGTTGAGGCCACGAATGGATTTTCAGCCCAAAATCTTTTGGGGGAAGGTGGATTTGGTTCTGTTTACAAAGGACAACTAGCAGATGGTCGAGAAGTAGCTGTCAAGCAGTTAAAGATCGGTGGACGACAGGGAGAGCGAGAATTCAAATCAGAAGTCGAGATTATAAGTCGTATACACCATCGCCATTTGGTTTCACTTGTTGGTTATTGCATTTCTGAAGACAGAAGGCTTCTTGTCTACGAATACGTCCCCAATAACACTCTACATTTCCATCTCCGCG GTCGAGGCAGTCCTGTTATGAATTGGGCCACTCGTGTGAAGATCGCTGTTGGTGCAGCTCGCGGAATAGCTTACCTTAATGAAGATT GTCAGCCTCGTATAATCCATAGAgatatcaaatcatcaaatatccTTCTTGACCACAATTTTGAAGCACGG GTTTCCGATTTTGGACTTGCTAAGTTAGCTATGGACGCTAACACACACATTACCACATGTGTAATGGGGACATTTGG ATATATGGCTCCTGAGTATGCATCGAGTGGGAAGTTGACTGAAAAATCCGACGTGTTTTCCTTTGGTGTCGTACTTTTGGAGTTGATTTCTGGGCGCAAGCCCGTAGATACGTCTCAGCCTCTAGGAGAGGAAAGCCTAGTCGAATGG gcacGACCTCTGATAAGTCACGCAATGGAGACCCAAGAATTTGATGGGCTGGTGGATCCGAGGCTCGAAGAAAACTACGTTGACAGTGAGATGTTCCGTATGATTGAAGCAGCGGCTGCTTGCGTGCGCCATTCAGCAGCCAAAAGACCCATGATGGGACAG ATCGTGAGAGCTTTCGACAGCATGGACTTGTCTAATGGGATGAAGGTTGGTGATAGTGAAGTTTTTAACTCCGCACAACAGTCTGAAGAAATCAGATTGTTCCAGAGAATGGCATTCGGTAGTCGAGATTATAGCACAGATTTCTTCAGTCAAGATAGCTGGAGCAGCGAAAGGAACCAAGTAAATAGCTCGTACGAGTACGTTCCAAAGTTTTCCAACCCAGCTAGCTGA